In the Sandaracinus amylolyticus genome, GGATCGACTCCTCGAGCGCGCGGCGCATGATGCCGCAGGCGCCCGCGCCGATGTCGGGGCGCGTGCGATCGAAGGTCTGCATCGCGACCTTGAAGCCCTCGCCCTCGCCCGCGAGCACGTTCGCCGCCGGGACCTTCACGTCCTCGAGGATCACCGTCGCGGTGTCGCTCGCGCGCTGGCCCATCTTGTCTTCCTTCTTGCCGATCGAGAGGCCGGGGCTCTCGCGATCGACGATGAAGGCCATGATGTTCTTGTGACGGCCCTCGGGGTTCGTGGTCGCGAACACCACGTACCAGCTCGCGATCGAGGCGTTCGTGATGAAGCACTTCTGGCCGTTGAGGACCCAGTCGTCGCCGACCTTGCGCGCGCGGCACTGGATGCCCGCGGCGTCGCTGCCCGCGCCCGGCTCGGTGATCGCGTACGCGGCGAACACGGGCTCGCGCGCGAGCATGCCGAGGTACTTCTTCTTCTGGTCCTCGTTGCCCGCGATCATGATCGGCGTCGCGGCGAGGGTGTTCGCGGTGATCGAGGTCTGGATGCCGGTGCAGCCGTAGGCGAGCTCCTCGGTGATGAGGACGTTGTCGATCTCGCCCATCCCCGCGCCGCCGTACTTCTCCTCGATGCCCGGCGTCACGAGCCCGAGCTCCCACGCCTGCTTGAACACGTCGACGGGGAACTTCGAGTGCTGGTCGCACTCGGCCGCGATCGGGATGATGCGATCCTTCGTGAACTGGCGCGCGGTGGAGACCAGCGCCTGCTGTTCCTCGGTGAGCTCGAAATCCAGCATCTCGTCCTCGTGTCGTTACTACTGGAGGGCCCGTGCTCAGGCCCTCCTTCCCCGCCGAGCAGAACGCTCGCTCGACTACTTCCGGCGCGCTTGTTCGCGCCGCTTGAGCTCGGCGCGCGCGGAGCGCGCCCCGAGAACGAACCCGATCGCGATCCCCACGAGGAGCACGGCCGGAATGAAGAAGAAGTGATCGGCCGTCGGGAGCCCCACGCTCACTCCGCCTTGGCCGCGGGGGCGCGATCGAGCGCCTTCTGCAGTCGATCGAGATCGCGCGCGGTCGTGCTCTGCAGGCGACCCAGCCACGCGACGTAGGTCAGGACGAGCACCAGGATCGTGCCGTACGCGCCGACGAGCAGCGGACCGCCGGGCACGTCCTCGGTGCTCGGGCCTTCCACCGCCTGGAACGAGGTCGCGCGGCTCTCGGCGGCGGTCTCGCGGCGCGGCTCTTCCTGCGCGAACGCGGTCGCGAGGGGCGCGAGCACCATGAACGCAGCGAGCGCCAGCGCGTGGATCGTCTTCATGCTTCCTCCAGCAGACCCTGCGCGGCCGCTTCGGTCTCGATCTCGGCGATGCGCTGCCGCGCCCGCTCCGCCCGCGCGCGCGCCCACACCAGCAGCGCGACGAGCACCGTGAAGAGCACGAACGCGAGCCAGAGCGCGGGATACATGTCGGGATGGAGCCCGCCGCCGCGCGCCGTGATCACGGTC is a window encoding:
- a CDS encoding acyl-CoA dehydrogenase family protein, which gives rise to MDFELTEEQQALVSTARQFTKDRIIPIAAECDQHSKFPVDVFKQAWELGLVTPGIEEKYGGAGMGEIDNVLITEELAYGCTGIQTSITANTLAATPIMIAGNEDQKKKYLGMLAREPVFAAYAITEPGAGSDAAGIQCRARKVGDDWVLNGQKCFITNASIASWYVVFATTNPEGRHKNIMAFIVDRESPGLSIGKKEDKMGQRASDTATVILEDVKVPAANVLAGEGEGFKVAMQTFDRTRPDIGAGACGIMRRALEESIRYALERKTFGTAIANHQAVQFMIAEMAIKYEATRLMVHKAAWMIDKGSRNSIVASYSKAFGADAAMQVATDAVQVFGGNGFMKEYPVEKLMRDAKVLQIYEGTSQVQRMVIAKNLFAMFK